The segment CCTCTGTCGCTCTTCCTTGCCGCGCACCTTGTCCACGCACAGCGCTTCCTTGACGAGGGCCTGCACGTCGGCGCCAAAGATGGTCTCGATCAGGGTCAGCGAAAAGTCGATGCTGGCCGCGCCGCCGCAGCAGGTGATGTGCGGGCCGTCGATGTCGAACAGATGCGGCGTCAGGATGGCCCGTTCCGCCTTCGCTTCCGCATCGGCGTACAGGGCCCACGGCAAGGCGATGCGCACGCCATCCATGACGCCAGCGCCGGCCAGCCACAGCACGGCCGCGCCCACGCCGCCCCAGAACGGCGCCGAACGGCAGCGTTCGATCACGGCCCGGCACAGCTCGGCGCGCAGCGGCGCCTCCGTCTCGTCGGCCACCAGCAGCGCAATATGCCAGTTACCGCCCTGCGCGGCCACCTGTTCCGGCGTGCGCACGTCCAGTTGCAGGGCACCGGGCCCCAGCGCCCGCGCGCAAAGGCGCAGCGGCTGCACCAGGCCGGCCCAGGTGATCGACTCGGCATCGCCGGCATGGACCAGCAGCAAACGCAGCGGTTTGTCGAGGCCGATACGGGAAAGATTAGCGAAGGACATCGGCGAGGCGGACCAAAGGCAAGGGCTGAGTTGCCCACATGATACCGGACTTCCGTCCCATCGAGACCGTCTTGCAAGGGCGCGTCCCGGCGCGGCGGAAAAAAGCGGAGCGGAAGGATATAATCACCTCCATGGGTGAACGATATTTAAAAAGTATCCGGCTGCTGGCCGAATGCATGCAAGGCTTCGAGCGGTTTTCTGGCGACTTCGTGCGCCAGTACGGCTTGACGCATGCGCAATTCGACATCATTGCCACGCTCGGCAACACCCGCGGCATGTCCTACAAGGAACTGGGTCAGAAAACCCTGATTACCAAGGGTACTTTGACGGGCGTGGTGGAGCGGCTGGAACAAAAGGGGCTGGTGATACGCGAACGTTGTCCACGCGACAAGCGTTCCTATTACGTGCGCCTGAGCTGCGAGGGCGAACAGGTGTTCCATGACGTGTTCCCCAAGCTGACAACGCAGGGCCAGCGCCTGTTCGACGGCTATACCGAAGACGATTTCATACGTCTGGAAAGCACCCTAGCGGGCTTGAAACAGGCCATCGCCAACGGCTGACCAGACACCAGGCACCGACATTCAAACAAGACAAAGGAAACCAAGTTGAAAACCTCACTGCTCGAAGGCAAAAAGCCTGCTCATTTCGATAAACACATCATCGGCAACCTGCTGCTCAACGCCAGCACGCCAGAACTGGTGCGCCAGGAAAAACTGATCATCGGCGTGCGCAACGAAGACGGCGAAATCTACCGCCTGATCGGCGCCACCAAGCACAACAGCTTCATGAATGCCGTCGAGGAACTGTTCGACCTGGGCTTGACCGATGAACTGGAAGACAGCGATGAACTCGTCGAGGGCTGCGATGCGATCTTCAGCGAGTCTCTGTAGTAGCGCTGAACAGGACCTGCTGCGCGGTGCGCTTTGCGGCCGGCGATGCTCACCGTACTAAAGTACGGTTGCGCTTCTCGGCCACAAATCCCATCCGCTCGCAATGGTCCTGTCCAGCGCTGTGACGATCGCTGTGGTTAAAAAAAGGCATGCCACCGATATAGGCATGCCTTTTTCCGTTTACGGGGCTTTGCTTGCCTTTTGCCAAGCTGTTTGCGAAAAGATCATGCTTAAAAAGTTCCGTACGGAAATATTGCGAGTATAATTTTTTCAATGAACAGACTCGACGCCTTTAAAAGCATCGCCGCACAAGCCGCTCGTGGCGAGCTGACCTTTCCTGCCAATGTGGACGCTTCGCTCAAGCTGCAAGAGGCGCTGGCCGATCCCGACTGCCATATCGAGGCTGCCGCCAAGCTCGTGCAGGCCGACCCGCTGCTGGCCGCGCGCACGGTGGCCATCGCCAATTCCGTGGCGTTCAACCGTTCCGGCAATGAAATCACCAGCGTGCGCAACGCCGTGCAGCGGCTCGGCGTGCGCACCCTGCAGTCGGTGGTGGCGTCGCTGATCGTGCGCCAGCTGGGCAGCACCATCACCGATCCCGTGCTGCAGGCGAAGGCCAACCAGCTGTGGGAGCATACGGCCCACGTGGCGGCCCTGTCGCAGGTACTGGCCCGCCGCGTCACCAAAGTGGACCCCGATACGGCCTTGTTTGCCGGCATCATGCATGAAGTGGGCGGCTTTTATCTGCTGTCGCGCGCGGCCGAATTCCCCGGCATCCTCGACGGCGAACCGGAGGATTGGGTCGAACATGGCGAACAGGCCATCGGCCACGGCGTCCTGGCCAAACTGAAGGTGCC is part of the Janthinobacterium sp. 67 genome and harbors:
- a CDS encoding GlxA family transcriptional regulator → MSFANLSRIGLDKPLRLLLVHAGDAESITWAGLVQPLRLCARALGPGALQLDVRTPEQVAAQGGNWHIALLVADETEAPLRAELCRAVIERCRSAPFWGGVGAAVLWLAGAGVMDGVRIALPWALYADAEAKAERAILTPHLFDIDGPHITCCGGAASIDFSLTLIETIFGADVQALVKEALCVDKVRGKEERQRVALQARFGVLQPKLSEAVTLMEANIEEPLSTDDIASLVGLSRRQLERLFKQYLGSLPSRYYLELRLQRSRQLLLDTHYSIVQVGLMCGFSSGSHFSTAFGTLFGNTPREERQRKLMPPA
- a CDS encoding MarR family winged helix-turn-helix transcriptional regulator; its protein translation is MGERYLKSIRLLAECMQGFERFSGDFVRQYGLTHAQFDIIATLGNTRGMSYKELGQKTLITKGTLTGVVERLEQKGLVIRERCPRDKRSYYVRLSCEGEQVFHDVFPKLTTQGQRLFDGYTEDDFIRLESTLAGLKQAIANG
- a CDS encoding HDOD domain-containing protein, which codes for MNRLDAFKSIAAQAARGELTFPANVDASLKLQEALADPDCHIEAAAKLVQADPLLAARTVAIANSVAFNRSGNEITSVRNAVQRLGVRTLQSVVASLIVRQLGSTITDPVLQAKANQLWEHTAHVAALSQVLARRVTKVDPDTALFAGIMHEVGGFYLLSRAAEFPGILDGEPEDWVEHGEQAIGHGVLAKLKVPEAVRGAIDALWEGLRAIPPESLGDTLLLANDLAPVSSPLNESPAAIAVRAARAARSIDCLIGDDATLSSIMEESDDEVQSLLKVLVH